One part of the Leclercia sp. LSNIH1 genome encodes these proteins:
- a CDS encoding DUF1488 domain-containing protein has translation MNQAIQFPDRESWDEDKQAVCFPALVNGMQMMCAIEGRTLARRFGDGLPIEMFREHRWDLEEEASDAIRKGDEDDQGWFWLS, from the coding sequence ATGAACCAGGCGATCCAGTTCCCGGATCGAGAAAGCTGGGATGAAGACAAACAGGCAGTCTGTTTTCCCGCGCTGGTAAATGGCATGCAAATGATGTGTGCCATTGAAGGAAGAACGCTGGCGCGTCGTTTTGGCGATGGCCTGCCAATTGAGATGTTTCGTGAACATCGCTGGGATCTGGAAGAAGAAGCCAGCGATGCGATCCGCAAGGGGGACGAGGACGATCAAGGGTGGTTCTGGCTTTCCTGA
- a CDS encoding amino acid ABC transporter permease translates to MTKAVLSHPARPATTGNGRIINWARKNLFSSWSNSLLTLFCFWLMWELIPPLINWAFLQANWIGTTRADCTKEGACWVFIHQRFGQFMYGLYPHDQRWRINLALVIGLLSVVPMFWKKLPQRGRYIACWAVIYPLLVWGLLYGGVLGLDRVETRQWGGLTLTLIIASVGIAGALPLGILLALGRRSTMPVVRVLSVIFIEFWRGVPLITVLFMSSVMLPLFMAEGTTIDKLIRALVGVILFQSAYVAEVVRGGLQALPKGQYEAAESLALGYWKTQGLVILPQALKLVIPGLVNTIIALFKDTSLVIIIGLFDLFSSVQQATVDPAWLGMSTEGYVFAALIYWIFCFSMSRYSQHLEKRFNTGRTPH, encoded by the coding sequence ATGACAAAAGCGGTCTTGTCTCACCCTGCGCGTCCGGCCACAACCGGCAACGGACGCATCATTAACTGGGCTCGTAAAAACCTGTTCTCCAGCTGGAGCAACAGTTTGCTCACCCTGTTCTGCTTCTGGCTGATGTGGGAACTTATCCCGCCGCTCATTAACTGGGCATTTTTGCAGGCTAACTGGATCGGTACCACCCGCGCCGATTGCACAAAAGAGGGAGCCTGCTGGGTCTTTATTCATCAGCGCTTCGGCCAGTTTATGTATGGGCTCTATCCCCACGATCAGCGCTGGCGCATCAACCTTGCGCTGGTTATTGGGCTGCTCTCTGTCGTTCCCATGTTCTGGAAGAAGTTACCCCAACGGGGACGATACATCGCCTGTTGGGCGGTGATTTATCCCCTGCTCGTCTGGGGGCTGTTGTATGGCGGCGTGCTGGGGCTGGATCGCGTTGAAACCCGCCAGTGGGGCGGTCTGACGCTGACGCTCATTATCGCCTCGGTAGGGATTGCCGGCGCATTGCCATTAGGGATTTTACTGGCGCTGGGTCGCCGCTCAACCATGCCGGTCGTGCGCGTCCTCTCGGTAATTTTTATTGAGTTCTGGCGCGGCGTTCCGCTTATCACCGTGCTCTTTATGTCTTCCGTGATGCTGCCGCTGTTTATGGCGGAAGGCACTACCATCGACAAGCTGATCCGCGCCCTGGTCGGCGTCATTCTGTTCCAGTCTGCTTATGTCGCTGAGGTCGTGCGCGGCGGATTGCAGGCGCTCCCCAAGGGCCAGTATGAAGCAGCCGAATCGCTGGCGCTGGGTTACTGGAAAACGCAGGGACTGGTGATCCTTCCCCAGGCGCTGAAGCTGGTGATCCCGGGTCTGGTGAACACCATCATTGCGCTGTTTAAGGACACCAGTCTGGTGATCATTATTGGATTATTTGATCTGTTCAGTAGCGTGCAGCAGGCTACCGTCGACCCGGCGTGGCTGGGCATGTCGACAGAAGGCTACGTTTTTGCAGCACTTATCTACTGGATTTTCTGTTTTAGCATGTCGCGCTACAGCCAGCATCTGGAAAAGCGCTTTAACACCGGGCGTACACCGCACTGA
- the aroE gene encoding shikimate dehydrogenase, producing MEAYAVFGNPVAHSKSPFIHQQFAQQLHIDHPYGRVLAPIDAFVTTLEAFFAGGGKGANVTVPFKEEAFGRADELTERASLAGAVNTLKRLEDGRILGDNTDGIGLLSDLERLSFIKPGARILLIGAGGAARGVILPLLSLDCAVTITNRTYSRAEELAALFAHTGSIDAVALDALHGHEFDLIVNATSSGIGGDVPAIPASLINGQVNCYDMFYQKGKTPFLSWCERQGAKRVADGLGMLVGQAAHAVMLWHGVLPEVEPVIEKLKLELSA from the coding sequence ATGGAAGCGTACGCCGTTTTTGGTAATCCAGTTGCGCATAGCAAATCGCCGTTTATTCACCAACAGTTCGCCCAGCAGTTGCATATCGATCACCCTTATGGCCGAGTGCTTGCACCCATTGATGCCTTTGTGACGACGCTGGAGGCTTTTTTTGCTGGTGGCGGAAAAGGGGCGAATGTCACAGTACCTTTTAAAGAAGAGGCATTCGGGCGTGCCGATGAGTTAACAGAGCGCGCCTCTCTTGCGGGAGCTGTGAATACGCTCAAGCGGCTTGAAGATGGCCGAATTCTGGGAGACAACACTGATGGCATTGGCCTGCTGAGCGATCTGGAACGTCTGTCATTTATCAAACCTGGCGCGCGTATCCTTTTGATTGGCGCGGGCGGCGCGGCGCGAGGTGTGATTTTACCTCTGCTCTCCCTGGATTGCGCAGTAACCATTACGAATCGTACTTACTCCCGGGCAGAAGAGTTGGCCGCTCTGTTTGCCCACACTGGCAGTATTGATGCGGTCGCCCTGGACGCGTTACACGGCCATGAGTTTGATCTGATCGTTAATGCGACCTCAAGCGGCATTGGTGGCGACGTTCCCGCCATTCCGGCGTCATTGATCAATGGACAGGTTAATTGCTATGACATGTTCTATCAGAAAGGCAAAACGCCTTTTCTGAGCTGGTGTGAACGGCAAGGCGCAAAACGTGTGGCTGATGGATTGGGGATGCTGGTGGGGCAGGCCGCGCATGCGGTGATGCTCTGGCACGGCGTGCTGCCGGAAGTGGAGCCGGTCATTGAAAAACTCAAACTGGAGCTATCGGCATGA
- a CDS encoding amino acid ABC transporter permease: protein MFHRRLALKGAFSFSNPAVRAWLFQILAVLAVLAVAIYLFHNTVTNLSTRGITSGFAFLDRSAGFGIVQHLIDYGEGDTYGRVFLVGLMNTLLVSALCILFASLLGFFLGLARLSDNWLLRKLSTFYIETFRNIPPLLQIFFWYFAVLRNLPGPRQAVDAFDLAFLSNRGLYIPAPQIAEGMLALLAALACAILVSIALFRYNRTHQIKTGQLRRTWPVTLALAVILPWLAHTIAGPAMHWDVPQLKGFNFRGGMVLIPELAALTLALSIYTSAFIAEIIRAGIQAVPHGQHEAARSLGLPNPVTLRQVIIPQSLRVIIPPLTSQYLNIVKNSSLAAAIGYPDMVSLFAGTVLNQTGQAIETIAITMSVYLIISLTISLLMNIYNRRIALVER, encoded by the coding sequence ATGTTCCATCGCCGCTTAGCCCTGAAAGGAGCTTTCTCCTTTTCTAATCCTGCGGTTCGCGCCTGGCTGTTTCAGATTCTCGCTGTTCTCGCTGTCCTGGCCGTCGCGATCTACCTGTTCCACAACACTGTTACCAACCTCAGCACACGCGGCATTACGTCGGGCTTTGCCTTCCTTGACCGTAGTGCAGGGTTTGGCATTGTTCAGCACTTAATTGATTACGGTGAAGGCGATACCTATGGCCGCGTATTCCTTGTCGGCCTGATGAATACCCTGCTGGTTTCAGCCTTATGCATTCTGTTTGCTTCTCTGCTGGGCTTTTTCCTCGGACTCGCGCGTCTCTCGGATAACTGGCTGCTGCGTAAGCTCTCCACGTTTTATATCGAGACCTTCCGTAACATTCCCCCGCTGCTGCAGATCTTCTTCTGGTATTTCGCCGTCCTGCGCAATCTGCCTGGCCCCCGTCAGGCGGTGGATGCGTTCGATCTGGCCTTTTTAAGCAACCGCGGTCTCTATATCCCCGCGCCGCAGATTGCCGAAGGGATGCTGGCATTGCTGGCCGCGCTGGCGTGCGCCATCTTGGTTTCCATTGCGCTGTTTCGCTACAATCGCACGCATCAGATTAAAACCGGGCAGCTACGGCGCACCTGGCCCGTCACCCTGGCTTTAGCAGTGATCCTGCCGTGGCTGGCGCATACAATAGCTGGCCCGGCAATGCACTGGGATGTTCCGCAGCTAAAGGGGTTTAACTTCCGGGGTGGCATGGTATTGATCCCGGAGCTGGCCGCCCTGACGCTGGCGCTCTCCATCTATACCTCGGCCTTTATCGCAGAAATTATTCGCGCCGGTATTCAGGCCGTTCCCCATGGTCAGCATGAAGCTGCTCGCTCCCTTGGGCTCCCGAATCCCGTCACCCTGCGCCAGGTCATCATCCCCCAGTCCCTACGGGTGATCATCCCTCCGCTGACCAGCCAGTATCTCAACATCGTGAAAAACTCCTCTCTCGCGGCGGCGATCGGCTATCCCGATATGGTCTCGCTCTTTGCCGGCACCGTTCTTAACCAGACCGGCCAGGCAATAGAAACCATTGCCATTACGATGTCGGTCTACCTGATTATCAGCCTGACCATTTCACTGTTGATGAACATCTACAACCGTCGTATCGCGCTGGTTGAACGCTAA
- a CDS encoding efflux RND transporter periplasmic adaptor subunit — translation MTPNFRFLPLSGFIIGAALLVGCDDHAGQAKQPPTPQVVVHVVKSAPLEVTTELPGRTDAYRVAEVRPQVSGIVLKRNFTEGSDVKAGESLYQIDPASYQAAFDSASGELAKAQAAASIAHLTVKRYLPLVGTQYVSKQEYDQSVANARQADASVIAAKAAVETARINLAYTKVTSPISGRIGKSSVTEGALVANGQATALATVQQLDPIYVDVTQSSNDFMRLKQSSLQTGEGTRSVQLLMENGQPYPLKGSLQFSDVTVDESTGSITLRAIFPNPQHILLPGMFVRARINEGTQPHAILVPQQGVTRTPRGDASVMVVNSKNQVEARNVVAPQAIGDQWLITDGLQEGDRVIISGLQKVRPGVAVVATPDTAAQKVG, via the coding sequence ATGACGCCTAATTTCAGGTTTTTACCCTTATCCGGTTTTATCATCGGTGCCGCATTGCTTGTGGGTTGTGATGATCATGCAGGCCAGGCGAAGCAGCCGCCGACTCCACAGGTCGTGGTGCATGTCGTGAAAAGTGCGCCGCTGGAGGTGACCACCGAACTGCCTGGCCGGACCGATGCTTACCGCGTCGCCGAGGTTCGCCCGCAGGTCAGCGGCATTGTGCTGAAGCGCAACTTTACTGAAGGCAGCGACGTAAAAGCTGGCGAGTCGCTGTATCAGATCGATCCCGCCTCCTATCAGGCCGCATTTGATAGTGCGTCGGGCGAGCTGGCCAAAGCCCAGGCAGCCGCCAGCATTGCTCACCTGACGGTAAAACGCTATTTACCTCTGGTCGGCACACAGTACGTCAGCAAACAGGAGTACGATCAGTCAGTGGCGAACGCCCGTCAGGCTGATGCCTCGGTGATTGCGGCCAAAGCCGCTGTCGAAACCGCGCGCATCAATCTTGCGTACACCAAAGTGACGTCACCTATCAGCGGGCGGATCGGTAAATCCAGCGTCACCGAAGGGGCCCTGGTTGCGAACGGACAGGCCACGGCACTGGCAACGGTTCAGCAGCTTGATCCGATTTATGTCGATGTCACCCAGTCCAGCAATGATTTTATGCGTCTCAAGCAGTCCAGCCTGCAGACCGGCGAAGGCACCCGCAGCGTACAGCTGCTGATGGAGAATGGTCAGCCCTATCCACTAAAAGGATCGCTGCAATTCTCGGATGTCACCGTGGATGAGAGCACCGGCTCCATCACCCTGCGGGCTATCTTCCCCAACCCGCAACATATCCTGCTGCCCGGCATGTTTGTCCGCGCGCGTATTAACGAAGGCACCCAGCCGCACGCCATTCTGGTTCCGCAACAGGGCGTTACGCGAACCCCGCGCGGTGATGCCAGCGTGATGGTGGTCAACAGTAAAAACCAGGTTGAAGCCCGTAACGTTGTCGCCCCTCAGGCGATTGGCGATCAATGGCTGATTACAGACGGCTTACAGGAAGGCGACCGGGTGATTATCAGCGGGCTGCAGAAAGTACGTCCTGGCGTCGCGGTGGTGGCGACGCCGGATACCGCTGCGCAGAAAGTGGGATAA
- a CDS encoding efflux RND transporter permease subunit — MANFFIQRPIFAWVLAIILMLAGGLAILKLPVAQYPTIAPPAVAISATYPGADAQTVQDTVTQVIEQNMNGIDNLMYMSSTSDSAGSVTLTLTFQSGTDPDIAQVQVQNKLQLAMPLLPQEVQQQGISVEKSSSSFLLVAGFVSDNKNLSQDDISDYVASNVKDAISRTSGVGDVQLFGAQYAMRIWLDANKLNAYQLTPLDVINQLKTQNNQIAAGQLGGTPSVPGQQLNASIIAQTRLKTAEEFGNITLKVNQDGSMVHLKDVARIAPGGENYNMVTKINGQAATGLGIKLATGANALDTAAAIKSKLAQLQAFFPQGLKVVYPYDTTPFVKISIHEVVKTLFEAIILVFLVMYLFLQNLRATLIPTIAVPVVLLGTFAVLAAFGFSINTLTMFGMVLAIGLLVDDAIVVVENVERVMVEEKLPPKEATQKSMSQIQGALVGIAMVLSAVFIPMAFFGGSTGAIYRQFSLTIVSAMALSVLVALILTPALCATLLKAPSEHHANKGGFFGWFNALFDRSVAHYSNSVSHILRKTGGYLVVYILIVGGMAVLFLRLPTSFLPEEDQGVFMTMVQLPAGATQSRTQKVLDQVEHYYLNNEKANVESVFTVNGFSFSGQGQNAGVAFISLKPWEERPGAENSVGAIVSRATRAFSQIKDGLVFPFNLPAIIELGTATGFDFELIDQANLGHNQLTQARNQLLGMIKEHADMLVRVRPNGLEDTPQFKLDIDQEKAQALGVSVSDINQTISTALGGTYVNDYIDRGRVKKVYVQADAHFRMLPEDINRLYVRSANGEMVPLSAFSQSHWIYGSPRLERYNGSPSMEILGEAAPGKSTGEAMVLMEKLAAKLPTGIGYDWTGMSYQERLSGNQAPALYAISLVVVFLCLAALYESWSIPFSVMLVVPLGVVGALLAASLRGLNNDVYFQVGLLTTIGLSAKNAILIVEFAKDLMEKEGKGIIEATLEASRMRLRPILMTSLAFILGVLPLVISHGAGSGAQNAVGTGVMGGMLSATLLAIFFVPVFFVVVRRRFTRHREQ; from the coding sequence ATGGCTAACTTCTTTATTCAGCGCCCAATCTTCGCGTGGGTGCTGGCCATTATCCTGATGCTGGCGGGCGGGCTTGCGATCCTCAAGCTGCCGGTGGCGCAGTATCCCACCATTGCGCCACCTGCCGTGGCTATCTCGGCGACCTATCCCGGCGCGGATGCCCAGACGGTGCAGGATACGGTGACCCAGGTTATCGAGCAGAACATGAATGGTATCGATAACCTTATGTACATGTCCTCCACCAGCGATTCAGCGGGCAGCGTCACCCTTACCCTGACCTTCCAGTCGGGCACCGACCCGGATATTGCTCAGGTACAGGTGCAGAACAAGCTGCAGCTGGCCATGCCGTTACTGCCGCAGGAAGTGCAGCAGCAAGGGATAAGCGTGGAGAAGTCGAGCAGCAGCTTCCTGCTGGTGGCCGGTTTTGTCTCGGACAATAAGAACCTGAGCCAGGACGATATCTCGGACTATGTCGCCTCTAACGTCAAGGATGCTATCAGCCGCACCTCCGGGGTGGGCGATGTGCAACTGTTTGGCGCCCAGTATGCGATGCGTATCTGGCTGGATGCGAATAAGCTGAACGCCTATCAGTTGACGCCGCTGGACGTGATTAACCAGTTAAAAACGCAGAACAACCAGATTGCCGCCGGTCAGCTCGGCGGAACACCGTCGGTGCCGGGCCAGCAGCTCAACGCCTCCATCATCGCCCAGACGCGCCTGAAAACCGCAGAGGAGTTCGGCAACATCACCCTGAAGGTCAATCAGGACGGGTCGATGGTGCATCTGAAAGATGTCGCCCGCATTGCGCCAGGCGGTGAAAACTACAACATGGTGACCAAAATCAATGGTCAGGCGGCGACCGGGCTCGGTATTAAGCTCGCTACCGGTGCCAACGCGCTGGATACCGCCGCGGCGATCAAAAGCAAACTGGCGCAGCTGCAAGCCTTCTTCCCGCAGGGGCTGAAGGTGGTCTACCCCTATGACACCACGCCGTTCGTGAAGATCTCCATTCATGAAGTGGTCAAGACGCTGTTCGAAGCCATCATTCTCGTCTTCCTCGTGATGTACCTGTTCCTGCAAAACCTGCGGGCCACGCTCATCCCGACCATTGCCGTACCGGTGGTTCTGCTAGGCACCTTCGCGGTGCTGGCGGCGTTTGGCTTCTCGATAAACACCCTGACCATGTTTGGTATGGTGCTGGCAATAGGCTTGCTGGTGGATGATGCCATCGTAGTGGTGGAGAACGTCGAGCGCGTGATGGTGGAGGAGAAGCTTCCGCCAAAAGAGGCGACACAAAAATCGATGTCGCAAATTCAGGGGGCGCTGGTCGGCATCGCCATGGTGCTCTCAGCGGTATTTATCCCGATGGCCTTTTTCGGCGGCTCCACCGGGGCGATTTATCGCCAGTTCTCTCTGACCATTGTTTCGGCGATGGCGCTCTCGGTGCTGGTGGCGCTGATCCTGACCCCTGCTCTGTGTGCCACCCTGCTAAAGGCCCCCAGCGAGCATCATGCGAACAAAGGCGGCTTCTTCGGCTGGTTTAATGCCCTGTTCGACAGAAGCGTGGCCCATTACAGCAACAGCGTCAGCCATATCCTGCGTAAGACGGGCGGCTACCTGGTGGTCTACATCCTTATAGTGGGCGGAATGGCGGTACTGTTCCTGCGTCTGCCTACGTCGTTCCTGCCGGAAGAGGATCAGGGCGTGTTTATGACGATGGTGCAGCTCCCGGCGGGCGCGACGCAAAGCCGCACCCAGAAGGTGCTGGATCAGGTTGAGCACTACTACCTCAACAATGAGAAGGCCAACGTAGAATCGGTATTTACCGTTAACGGCTTCAGCTTCAGCGGCCAGGGGCAAAACGCCGGGGTAGCGTTTATCAGCCTGAAGCCCTGGGAGGAGCGCCCGGGTGCGGAAAACAGCGTTGGGGCCATCGTCAGCCGGGCAACACGGGCCTTTAGTCAGATCAAAGACGGGCTGGTCTTCCCGTTCAACCTGCCCGCCATTATCGAACTCGGCACCGCAACGGGCTTCGATTTTGAACTGATTGACCAGGCCAACCTGGGACATAACCAGCTGACGCAGGCGCGAAACCAGCTGCTGGGCATGATTAAAGAGCACGCCGATATGCTGGTGCGTGTGCGACCCAATGGGCTGGAAGATACCCCGCAGTTCAAGCTGGATATCGATCAGGAAAAAGCGCAGGCGCTGGGCGTGAGCGTATCGGATATCAACCAGACCATCTCCACCGCGCTGGGGGGAACCTATGTCAATGACTACATCGACCGTGGCCGGGTGAAGAAAGTCTATGTCCAGGCGGATGCCCACTTCAGGATGCTGCCGGAGGATATTAACCGTCTCTATGTCCGCAGCGCCAACGGTGAAATGGTGCCGCTCTCCGCGTTCAGCCAGTCGCACTGGATCTACGGCTCACCGCGCCTGGAGCGCTATAACGGCAGCCCTTCCATGGAGATCCTCGGGGAAGCCGCTCCCGGCAAGAGTACCGGTGAAGCCATGGTGCTAATGGAAAAACTGGCGGCGAAACTGCCAACCGGCATCGGTTACGACTGGACAGGTATGTCTTATCAGGAACGGCTCTCCGGCAACCAGGCGCCTGCCCTGTATGCCATCTCGCTGGTGGTGGTGTTCCTCTGCCTGGCGGCGCTGTATGAGAGCTGGTCGATTCCTTTCTCGGTGATGCTGGTGGTGCCATTAGGGGTGGTTGGCGCCCTGCTGGCCGCTTCCCTGCGTGGGCTGAATAATGATGTTTACTTCCAGGTGGGGCTGCTTACCACCATTGGTCTGTCGGCCAAGAACGCCATCCTGATTGTCGAATTTGCTAAGGATCTGATGGAGAAAGAGGGGAAAGGGATTATTGAAGCCACGCTGGAGGCATCACGCATGCGTCTTCGTCCTATCCTTATGACCTCACTGGCATTTATCCTTGGCGTGTTGCCGCTGGTCATCAGTCACGGAGCGGGCAGCGGCGCGCAAAACGCCGTGGGTACCGGCGTGATGGGCGGTATGCTTTCAGCTACCCTGCTGGCAATCTTCTTTGTGCCGGTCTTCTTTGTGGTAGTACGGCGACGCTTTACGCGTCATCGTGAACAGTAA
- a CDS encoding amino acid ABC transporter substrate-binding protein, with product MKKMMMASLAAAGVLIAMTGQAQAGATLDAVKQKGFVQCGISDGLPGFSYADANGKFSGIDVDVCRGVAAAVFGDDTKVKYTPLTAKERFTALQSGEVDMLSRNTTWTSSRDAGMGMTFTGVTYYDGIGFLTHNKAGLKSAKELDGATVCIQAGTDTELNVADYFKANNMKYTPVTFDRSDESAKALESGRCDTLASDQSQLYALRIKLSNPAEWIVLPEVISKEPLGPVVRRGDDEWNAVVRWTLFAMLNAEEMGVNSKNVDEKAANPATPDMAHLLGKEGDYGKDLKLDNKWAYNIIKKVGNYAEIFERNVGSESALKISRGQNNLWNNGGIQYAPPVR from the coding sequence ATGAAAAAGATGATGATGGCCAGCCTCGCCGCTGCAGGTGTGCTCATTGCAATGACCGGCCAGGCTCAGGCGGGTGCCACTCTGGATGCAGTTAAACAAAAAGGGTTTGTGCAATGCGGGATCAGTGACGGTCTGCCGGGTTTCTCTTACGCCGACGCCAACGGTAAGTTCTCCGGTATTGATGTCGACGTGTGCCGTGGCGTTGCCGCTGCGGTATTTGGCGACGACACCAAAGTGAAATATACCCCGCTGACGGCGAAAGAGCGCTTTACTGCCCTGCAATCCGGCGAAGTGGATATGCTTTCGCGTAATACCACCTGGACCTCATCCCGTGATGCCGGGATGGGAATGACCTTTACCGGTGTCACCTATTACGACGGCATTGGTTTCCTGACGCACAATAAAGCGGGTCTCAAAAGTGCGAAGGAGCTGGATGGTGCCACCGTCTGTATTCAGGCGGGTACGGATACTGAACTGAATGTCGCCGACTATTTCAAAGCCAACAACATGAAATATACGCCAGTGACCTTTGACCGCTCTGACGAATCCGCCAAAGCGCTGGAGTCCGGCCGCTGCGATACCCTGGCCTCGGATCAGTCTCAGCTCTATGCGCTGCGGATCAAGCTGAGCAATCCGGCGGAATGGATCGTCCTGCCAGAAGTGATCTCCAAAGAGCCGCTGGGGCCGGTCGTCCGTCGCGGGGATGATGAATGGAACGCTGTTGTTCGCTGGACGCTGTTCGCCATGCTCAACGCGGAAGAGATGGGGGTCAACTCAAAGAACGTCGATGAGAAGGCGGCTAATCCGGCCACGCCTGATATGGCCCATCTGCTGGGCAAGGAAGGTGATTACGGCAAGGATCTGAAGCTGGATAATAAATGGGCGTACAACATCATTAAAAAGGTGGGTAACTACGCTGAGATCTTCGAGCGTAACGTTGGATCTGAGAGCGCGCTGAAGATCAGCCGTGGGCAGAACAACCTCTGGAACAATGGCGGCATTCAGTACGCGCCGCCAGTACGCTAA
- a CDS encoding amino acid ABC transporter ATP-binding protein: MSQITMTPADAMITLDNVNKWYGQFHVLKDINLKVKQGERIVLCGPSGSGKSTTIRCINHLEEHQQGRIVVDGIELNDDIRNVERVRQEVGMVFQHFNLFPHLTVLQNCTLAPVWVRKMPKKEAEALAMHYLERVRIAEHAHKFPGQISGGQQQRVAIARSLCMKPKIMLFDEPTSALDPEMVKEVLDTMIGLAESGMTMLCVTHEMGFARTVADRVIFMDRGEIVEQAPPEEFFSHPKSERTRAFLSQVIH; encoded by the coding sequence ATGAGCCAGATAACTATGACCCCCGCTGACGCGATGATTACCCTGGATAATGTGAATAAGTGGTACGGGCAATTTCACGTTTTGAAAGACATTAACCTGAAGGTAAAGCAAGGCGAGCGCATCGTCCTTTGCGGGCCTTCAGGCTCGGGTAAATCAACAACGATCCGCTGTATCAACCATCTGGAAGAGCATCAGCAAGGCCGGATTGTGGTGGATGGTATCGAGCTGAATGACGACATCCGCAACGTTGAGCGTGTCCGTCAGGAGGTAGGCATGGTCTTCCAGCATTTCAATCTGTTCCCTCATCTGACCGTTCTGCAAAACTGCACCCTGGCGCCTGTCTGGGTCCGTAAGATGCCGAAAAAAGAAGCTGAGGCACTTGCCATGCACTATCTGGAGCGGGTACGCATTGCTGAACACGCCCATAAGTTTCCCGGGCAGATCTCGGGCGGGCAGCAGCAGCGCGTGGCCATTGCCCGCTCTCTGTGCATGAAACCTAAAATTATGCTGTTTGATGAGCCGACTTCAGCACTCGATCCCGAGATGGTGAAAGAGGTTCTGGATACGATGATAGGCCTGGCGGAATCGGGAATGACCATGCTCTGCGTCACGCACGAGATGGGCTTCGCCAGAACCGTTGCGGACCGGGTGATCTTTATGGATCGCGGAGAAATTGTTGAGCAGGCGCCGCCGGAAGAGTTCTTCTCTCACCCGAAATCAGAACGTACGCGCGCGTTTTTGTCGCAGGTTATCCACTAA
- a CDS encoding lipoprotein, whose translation MKRFISVALLATLLAGCAHDSPCVPVYDDQGRLVHTNTCMKGTTQDNWETAGAIAGGAAALAGLTLGIIAVSR comes from the coding sequence ATGAAAAGATTCATTTCGGTTGCACTCCTTGCCACGTTGCTTGCGGGCTGTGCACATGACTCACCGTGCGTACCGGTATACGACGATCAGGGCAGACTGGTTCACACCAATACCTGTATGAAAGGCACCACGCAGGATAACTGGGAAACTGCGGGGGCAATCGCAGGTGGCGCAGCGGCTTTAGCTGGCCTGACACTGGGTATCATTGCCGTGTCCAGGTAA
- a CDS encoding gamma carbonic anhydrase family protein, protein MSAVLRPYKDLFPKQGDRVMIDSSSVVIGDVRLGDDVSIWPLVAIRGDVNYVAIGARTNIQDGSVLHVTHKSSYNPEGNPLIVGEEVTVGHKVMLHGCTIGNRVLVGMGSILLDGVVVEDDVMIGAGSLVPQNKRLESGFLYLGSPVKQIRPLTEAEIEGLKYSANNYVKWKNDYLDQESQNHP, encoded by the coding sequence ATGTCTGCAGTACTCCGTCCCTATAAAGATCTTTTCCCAAAACAAGGCGATCGCGTCATGATCGACAGCAGTAGCGTGGTCATTGGCGATGTCCGGCTGGGTGATGATGTCAGTATCTGGCCGCTGGTTGCTATTCGTGGAGATGTGAATTACGTCGCCATTGGCGCCCGTACTAATATTCAGGATGGCAGCGTGCTGCATGTGACCCATAAATCTTCTTATAACCCTGAAGGTAATCCCCTGATCGTTGGTGAAGAGGTCACTGTCGGTCATAAAGTGATGTTGCACGGCTGCACGATCGGCAATCGCGTTCTGGTCGGCATGGGATCGATTTTGCTGGATGGTGTGGTAGTAGAAGATGACGTAATGATTGGTGCTGGCAGCCTGGTTCCGCAAAATAAGCGGCTCGAGAGCGGCTTTCTCTATTTAGGAAGTCCGGTAAAACAGATCCGCCCCCTGACGGAAGCGGAAATAGAAGGGTTAAAGTACTCAGCCAATAACTACGTTAAATGGAAGAATGATTATCTGGATCAGGAAAGCCAGAACCACCCTTGA